The Oxobacter pfennigii genome has a segment encoding these proteins:
- the infB gene encoding translation initiation factor IF-2 → MSKSRVYELAKEYNVTSKDLIELLKEFNINIKNHMSIVEDEGLKIIKDYYGVKEEANKDATKNTNTAKKEEVLPQSDIDADIDDIEDVIAVPKGKIKDAGPKKVVNNKVKPKKKGFDKSAAEKSNEKQESHQELKIVSIKDGITVKELAEKLKKPSAEIIKKLILSGVMATINHELDFAAAEKIAEQYGIIAEQEQVKNLEEVLINDIEDNPEDLRFRPPVVTIMGHVDHGKTSLLDAIRETHVTLEEAGGITQHIGAYTVEINDNKITFLDTPGHEAFTSMRMRGAQATDIAILVVAADDGVMPQTIEAINHAKAANVPIVVAVNKIDKPNANPDKVKQELTEYGLVSEDWGGDTIIVHVSAKTKEGISTLLEMILLVAEMQELKANPNRYAKGIVIESKLDKSRGAVATILVKNGTLHIGDAIVAGTSSGRVRAMFDDKGKKVKGAGPSIPVEVLGFNEAPDSGDIMYVVQDEKVARQIVEGRVNETRSKMIDEHKVSLEGLFSQIEAGKVKDLNIIVKADVHGSVEALTQSLERLSNEKVKVKVIHGGVGAITETDVTFASVSNAVIIGFNVRPDIKASVYAEKEKVDIKTYRIIYEAIGDIESAMKGMLDPEFKEVVQGRAEVRATFKVSSIGTIAGCYVTEGKINRANEVRLIRDGVVIYEGKLASLKRFKDDAKEVSAGYECGISVEKFNDIKEGDIFESFEMVQIDKAK, encoded by the coding sequence ATGTCGAAATCAAGGGTATACGAACTTGCTAAGGAATATAACGTTACAAGCAAGGATTTAATAGAATTACTGAAGGAATTTAATATAAATATTAAAAATCATATGAGTATTGTGGAAGATGAGGGCTTGAAAATTATTAAGGATTATTACGGAGTAAAAGAAGAAGCAAATAAAGACGCGACTAAAAACACCAATACAGCTAAAAAGGAAGAAGTATTGCCCCAGAGTGACATTGACGCAGATATTGATGATATCGAAGATGTTATTGCAGTTCCAAAGGGAAAGATAAAGGATGCAGGCCCTAAAAAGGTTGTAAACAATAAAGTGAAGCCTAAAAAGAAAGGCTTTGATAAGTCTGCAGCAGAAAAGAGCAATGAAAAACAGGAGTCTCACCAAGAATTAAAAATAGTGTCAATTAAAGACGGCATTACAGTAAAAGAGCTGGCTGAAAAGCTTAAAAAACCTTCAGCGGAAATAATCAAGAAATTGATATTGTCAGGTGTAATGGCTACCATAAATCATGAGCTGGATTTTGCTGCTGCAGAAAAAATAGCAGAGCAGTATGGCATAATTGCGGAACAGGAGCAAGTCAAGAACTTAGAGGAAGTTCTTATAAACGACATAGAGGATAACCCCGAGGACTTGAGATTCAGACCTCCCGTTGTTACAATTATGGGCCATGTTGACCATGGTAAGACCTCCCTGCTGGACGCCATAAGGGAAACCCATGTCACATTGGAAGAGGCTGGCGGTATAACCCAGCACATTGGTGCTTACACCGTTGAAATAAATGATAATAAAATCACTTTTTTGGATACTCCGGGACATGAAGCTTTCACATCCATGAGGATGAGAGGAGCTCAGGCTACGGATATCGCAATTTTGGTCGTTGCTGCAGATGACGGGGTTATGCCTCAAACCATAGAAGCAATAAACCATGCAAAGGCCGCCAATGTACCTATTGTAGTGGCAGTAAATAAAATAGATAAACCAAATGCAAATCCGGATAAAGTTAAGCAGGAGCTTACTGAATACGGTCTTGTTTCCGAAGATTGGGGCGGAGATACAATAATAGTTCATGTATCGGCTAAAACCAAGGAAGGTATAAGCACCCTTCTTGAAATGATATTGCTGGTTGCAGAGATGCAGGAATTAAAAGCCAATCCAAACAGGTATGCAAAGGGTATAGTTATAGAATCAAAGCTTGATAAAAGCAGAGGAGCAGTGGCAACCATACTGGTTAAGAATGGTACACTGCATATTGGCGATGCAATTGTTGCCGGTACTTCATCGGGAAGAGTAAGGGCTATGTTTGATGACAAGGGCAAAAAGGTAAAAGGCGCAGGTCCTTCAATCCCCGTGGAAGTATTGGGCTTTAATGAGGCACCTGATTCCGGTGACATAATGTATGTTGTACAGGATGAAAAGGTGGCAAGACAGATAGTTGAAGGCAGGGTAAACGAAACCAGAAGCAAGATGATTGATGAGCATAAAGTATCATTAGAAGGTTTATTCAGCCAGATTGAAGCCGGTAAGGTAAAGGACCTTAACATAATTGTAAAGGCAGATGTTCATGGCTCCGTGGAAGCATTGACTCAATCCTTAGAGCGGCTGTCCAATGAAAAGGTAAAGGTAAAAGTAATACATGGCGGTGTTGGCGCCATAACCGAAACTGACGTTACTTTTGCTTCCGTTTCCAATGCCGTAATCATCGGCTTTAACGTAAGGCCGGACATAAAAGCCAGCGTATACGCCGAAAAGGAAAAGGTGGATATAAAGACTTACAGGATAATCTATGAAGCAATCGGAGATATCGAGTCAGCTATGAAAGGAATGCTGGACCCTGAATTTAAAGAGGTTGTTCAAGGAAGGGCAGAAGTCAGGGCAACATTCAAAGTATCAAGCATTGGCACAATTGCTGGCTGCTATGTAACTGAGGGTAAGATAAATCGTGCAAATGAAGTAAGGCTTATAAGAGACGGAGTAGTTATATACGAAGGAAAGCTAGCTTCCCTAAAGCGATTCAAGGATGATGCAAAGGAAGTCTCAGCAGGCTATGAATGCGGTATAAGCGTTGAGAAATTCAACGATATCAAGGAAGGCGACATATTTGAAAGTTTTGAAATGGTTCAAATAGATAAAGCTAAATAG
- a CDS encoding L7Ae/L30e/S12e/Gadd45 family ribosomal protein, whose translation MNEERLYSFLGIIKKAGKLAAGYNNCIFDIKKDKCKLLIIAENASDNTKDKFESLCKGRKLSYFIFGDKERLGSCIGKASMSVLAIKDENMSKVVQSMFE comes from the coding sequence TTGAATGAAGAAAGATTGTATTCTTTCCTGGGAATAATTAAAAAAGCCGGTAAATTAGCAGCGGGATATAATAATTGTATCTTTGATATCAAAAAGGACAAGTGTAAATTACTTATAATAGCAGAGAATGCTTCGGACAATACCAAAGATAAATTTGAAAGTCTGTGCAAAGGCAGAAAATTATCTTATTTTATATTCGGAGATAAAGAAAGATTGGGAAGTTGTATAGGGAAGGCATCCATGTCGGTGCTGGCAATCAAAGACGAAAACATGTCAAAGGTGGTACAGAGTATGTTTGAGTAA
- the rnpM gene encoding RNase P modulator RnpM, translated as MLKKKKIPLRMCLGCQEMKPKKELIRVVKTAKEDEIKIDITGKLSGRGAYVCRNMECFEKAYKAKKLERALEHQIAPDIYESLRKEILPVE; from the coding sequence ATGCTCAAAAAAAAGAAAATCCCTCTTAGAATGTGTTTAGGCTGCCAGGAAATGAAACCCAAAAAAGAGCTAATCAGGGTGGTAAAGACGGCAAAGGAAGATGAGATAAAAATTGATATTACGGGTAAGCTGTCAGGCCGGGGTGCTTATGTGTGCAGGAATATGGAATGCTTTGAAAAGGCATATAAGGCTAAAAAACTGGAGCGGGCTCTGGAGCATCAGATAGCTCCTGATATTTACGAATCTCTGAGAAAGGAGATACTACCCGTTGAATGA
- the nusA gene encoding transcription termination factor NusA yields MNGEFIEAVSQIAKEKGIQPEVLFEALESALVSAYKKNFGSAQNVKITINRETGDVHVYAQKTMVDEVMDELLEISIDDAKRIDRNYKLGDIIDIEVTPKTFGRIAAQTAKQVVVQKIREAERGIIYEQFSSKENDLVIGTVQRKDKQNVYIDLGKTEAVLGQSEQMPGEEYNFQDRLKLYVVEVKKTSKGPQIIVSRTHPGLVKRLFEQEVPEIFEGVVEIKGIAREAGSRTKIAVHSNDENVDPTGACIGPKGTRVQSIVDELKGEKIDVIKWSKNPEEFIASALSPAKVLSVEVSEKEKSAKVVVLDYQLSLAIGKEGQNARLAAKLTGWKIDIKSQSQVKDIEDEIV; encoded by the coding sequence ATGAATGGGGAGTTTATTGAGGCAGTAAGTCAGATAGCAAAGGAAAAGGGGATTCAGCCCGAGGTTTTATTCGAAGCCTTGGAATCCGCACTTGTTTCTGCCTATAAAAAGAATTTCGGTTCGGCACAAAATGTTAAGATAACCATCAACAGAGAGACCGGAGATGTCCATGTATACGCTCAGAAGACCATGGTAGATGAAGTAATGGATGAATTGCTTGAAATATCCATAGACGATGCCAAGCGCATTGATAGAAATTACAAATTAGGGGATATTATCGATATCGAGGTAACGCCAAAAACCTTCGGAAGAATTGCCGCCCAGACAGCAAAACAGGTAGTGGTTCAAAAGATAAGAGAAGCTGAAAGGGGTATAATTTACGAGCAGTTCTCCAGCAAGGAAAACGACCTTGTCATTGGTACAGTACAGAGAAAAGATAAACAAAATGTTTATATAGACCTTGGCAAAACCGAAGCTGTCCTCGGGCAAAGCGAACAAATGCCCGGAGAAGAGTACAACTTCCAGGACAGGTTGAAGCTCTATGTGGTGGAAGTTAAAAAGACCAGTAAGGGACCTCAGATAATAGTATCAAGAACCCATCCCGGTCTCGTAAAAAGGCTCTTTGAACAGGAAGTGCCCGAGATATTCGAAGGTGTCGTTGAAATAAAAGGCATTGCAAGAGAAGCTGGGTCCAGAACAAAAATCGCCGTTCATTCAAATGACGAAAATGTGGATCCGACAGGTGCCTGTATTGGACCTAAGGGTACCAGGGTTCAAAGTATAGTTGATGAATTAAAGGGAGAAAAAATAGATGTTATTAAATGGAGCAAAAATCCTGAGGAATTCATTGCCAGCGCATTGAGCCCGGCAAAAGTATTGAGTGTTGAGGTCAGTGAAAAGGAAAAATCGGCAAAGGTAGTGGTGCTGGATTATCAATTATCCCTTGCCATCGGAAAAGAAGGACAGAATGCAAGGCTGGCTGCAAAGCTTACAGGATGGAAAATAGACATAAAAAGTCAGTCTCAGGTTAAAGATATAGAAGATGAAATAGTTTAG
- the rimP gene encoding ribosome maturation factor RimP, with the protein MAKKKVEETVEELCLPIANRLGLNLIDVEYKKEGSNYVLRIIIDKPQGIVIEDCENLSRELDEKLDELDPIQNAYSLEVQSPGERILVHEREYEYFKDRDVEVKFYEPLEGKKVFEGILKGLKDGNVTIQTEKGEDAQFPMDKIAHVRLKIKL; encoded by the coding sequence ATGGCAAAGAAGAAAGTGGAAGAAACGGTAGAGGAATTATGCCTGCCAATTGCAAATAGACTGGGACTTAACTTAATAGACGTTGAATATAAAAAAGAAGGCAGCAATTATGTGCTGAGAATAATAATAGATAAACCACAGGGTATAGTAATCGAAGATTGTGAGAATTTAAGCAGGGAATTGGATGAGAAATTAGATGAATTGGACCCCATCCAAAATGCTTACAGCCTTGAAGTGCAGTCACCGGGTGAGCGCATTTTAGTTCATGAAAGGGAATACGAATACTTTAAGGACAGGGATGTCGAAGTGAAGTTTTATGAACCCTTAGAGGGTAAAAAAGTATTCGAAGGTATATTAAAAGGTTTAAAAGACGGAAATGTAACCATTCAAACTGAAAAGGGAGAGGATGCGCAGTTCCCCATGGACAAAATCGCGCATGTCAGATTGAAAATCAAATTATAG